The stretch of DNA CTTTGTGCTTCATATCTAGATTCCCAATACCCAAATTGATACGATACTCCGCTTGTGGGAGCAAGCTGCTAGCTAACCACCCCAAACTACCAAGATCCAGCTCCCTGTGTCGTTTTAGTGCTCGGGTCGGTCACCTCGTTGCTATTGTTGGAGTAATGGGCTTGGCCTATTCATTCTAatgcattaaaagaatttaaagcccactattaaatgctagggaatcaatggcttaattccgtaccgggaattgaggaggatctcaaccgacttaaaaggtggacttcgtgtacatCTCTTATGAAGCCGGTAAGAcgaggacggtgaaccacacgcgcgcgcgcgctcgcctcgccgcgccgcgccgggccGGGCCGTAGGCGCGGCCGAGCGTGACGTGACGTGCGACGAGATGAGATGAGAATGACGTTTTGTTGTAAAGAGCAGTAAAGAGCATTAAAAACCGTGAGTTAATGTTGACACTAATGACCGGACATTCAAGGCTCTTTACGACGTCAGGTTCGTTAAACCTGAGGCTCATCAAGGTCAttcatgacgtccaggttcgttgaacctgaggcacctcatgcctatataaaccagcaccctctcctcccatcctcactcACTCAGCTCTTCATCCAGGTACTCCTTcttaggagacctctcccttctccctcagctgctttctgccattcccatcgctagcactgcgcgcacagctctagcgagagcagtgcctccggaacctctgctcgctgaaggcCTTGTACGGGGCGCAggcaatcaggtttttgggAGCGTTTtcacgcgactgctcgctccctgaatgACTACTCCGTCTACTTCCTGGCGTGACCGttcgtgcgaacgactacttcgtctacttcccggcgtgaccgttcgtgggactgcactgcgaacatcttcctgcatcgacatagttcggctacttcaagcaaggccagtcgaatagcatgtctattccagctggtaacggcgcaaccggtgcccccggcactggtcccgccttggggtacttactcaacctattctggtttaattatttgttcatgcttattagtgagaataacatgaacacatgcacattatcactcatctatATCATcaaattgctagtaatatttggaattaaaatataccaaaAATTGCCTATAAttctaacaatccaaaaacctgaTTTTGTTAATAGGCTTTCGGTATCTAGCTTTGCTGCATCAATCAAACCACCACCATTTGATGGTTCAAATTACAAACGTTGGCAAGAGCGGCTTATACTGTGGTTAACACTATCGAGAGTGATCCATGTGAAAGAgggtgtaacgcccgcgtttttaccttattcaaattacaacacaaatcgctcgctagaaaaattctttcgtcaagctcagatcgctcctaaacccttaccgttcgagctcctaatcgcccaaaacatttcccgacctttcgccgtctgatcctttcttttttttcctcgacccccgcgccgTGCCGAGTGCTCAACCccacgctcgcgaccgtcgccgcgaattccgccgacgcATCTTCCCCGCGTGCTCAACCTCGCGTGTCGCGCCGCactctcgcgaccgtcgccgtgaaacccgccgacgcagccccccccttctctttttccccttctctttttcccctttctcttttcctctttcctgctccttccctcgttcccctgcacgcgcagcacgacgccgagcagagctcgacgccgggcgcccggccaccaccacccccccattgacgactccacaggagctgcctaacttggccctcctctgcgcgcgccgtaccctcttgccgcctcggcgctcgcgcttgccccggcgtgccgcggcagagcagaaccggccgccgcgcgtcgcctcgccatgGGCCGCTTTCCCCTGCGCAGCGCgtccccaggccgcccctccccgctacgcgccaccacccgccctgcgcagcgacgacccagcgccaccggccaccctgcgcagcgacgacccagcaccaccgccgcccccaccgccattactggccgccaccagcctccaccgcgccccccctccttcccgccctcgccggcctacaaatacccccacgacgcgccccgccaccaccacaacctcccCCGCagcccctagccccctccccggccctgcattgccgccgccgcaaggccctccgcccgccgcccctggccctcgtgggcaggccgcctcgcgccgccccaGCTCGTGGTGAGTGGTGGGATGGGTCCCCCTTactcccctctccgttttgcccctgcccccggccgccgccatgccctagggccgccggaatcAGTGGCGCTGCCggctcctctccccctcctctattcctggtaacgggaggaggaagaagggcgatTTTGCCCAGAGCCCCCTACTCTCCTGCCTATTCCATTAAGAGCTCTCCCTCTCTTTACTCCCTCTTTCAAAATAGACCCCATGTTCACCCTATTTAGAAAAATAAACccttccactacacaaaataattacgatTAAACCCCTGACCCTttcagagtaccctaggtattcccaaaaattctaatcaagccctcccctcccaacagtaattacaaatatacccctgaACCCTTATTCGCTCCCTAAACCCTgctcggcctattattttatgcgccaaaaaccttccgtttgccccgaaactttaccatgcCATTTCTAACGTAATGCCGGCCacgccatcaagaaatctcccaGAAATATTCTTTccaccattgtttcttaagttattcttgattcgggcttgtagataaaatcTTTATTATGGAATGTTTacttgtgtgcgccgtagatcacgaagtgaccgaggagaacccgtcgacgagaagtactgcgagcaagagtccgaggaccagtaccgcgagcccGTACTTGAAGGATAGTACCTCGAGCAGGACTTCCCGAAAGGCTTTGTGAACGGCAAGTCCAattccatcctttgatgcatatttaacCCAGCTTTATAAAAGCAACcaattggcctgttttataaaatgcattgttttattgcaagacatggtcggatagccaccccttgattgctatgaccaTTCCTTGATGACATAGGATTTGCCCTGTTAGACGTCAACtcctgctagagatgcttattactgGTTGTTCCTTTATTATAATTTAAACCATGACAACAAGCGATTTACCAAAGAAAAGGGTACAagtgttttaaaagatgaaATGGGatttgagaaaataaaagaaagacataacctgacgagatggacggcgttttctgtgtgaaatgccattagtgtgcttgtacctttgtggttgagcatggacgggagatgtccgtctggtcattataaggatgaactgaggtgtcatcttgcctaacccatttagcgtacaaccactcgaccgttgtgcgggcaacggcttagcataaaccccactagttgttctgccagccaaaaggagagcgggtgagcaacgggagaccatggagaaggaatacgatctgtgtgagttatgtcccggttatgaccttgttgatgggtcattaaccccatggtagcttccgtattggctagttagattcagctaaggtgggtaatggctttgttaggatccgccgtgatattaaggtgttcgtagcgcagTACCCTActtatgggtaaagtgtaccacctctgcagagtgaaaaatctattcgaatagccgtgtccacggtattggacgcgttacggcatggtgaCTTCAATAGATATCTTGGgttgattggttttgtggcgtgaatTTTTGAAAGTGTCTGGCAGTTGTgtagtaagctactgtggacgtggagtccggtagcagtaaaACTaagatcctttgtgtaggatcaaccccacttattattcgattactacaaaattgtcttgagaaaactcttttattaaacgaacccttgcatgtgtaaaatctcgctttatcgcaaatgaacccaagcctcatccttgatatacccgtgcatgatctttattatttcccctccgcgggtgtggttggacttgttgagtacctctgtactcaccctatatataattgtggttttcttcagaggaagacccggacttcgTTGTCGAAGACGCCGAGTAAAGGTTGCgtccgcacccaaccttgcctatGGTGTGAGCcttccgcaagatgcttctgctagcatgttactctgagcccgagctggatcccgcgtgggtcatgctttggtgtatcaccatagctattttattactgattatcgtttgtatcgagtgtccgcctcctcggaggtttgtacggtaatgtaccatctgatgtaataaatgtgtatcagcctcctgggactgatttttatatcacatttaagtcacctcggttGAGGGGATGCCTCAGAGGGTAAGCCTGAACAGTTCTCTCCAGAGGAAGGGAGTGCGTTCGATGAGGCTGATATCCTCTTTTGAGGCTTGATTATTAGTGTTCTCGGTGATAACCTGGTGGATTCTTATATCCGGCTGCCAACTGGCAAAGCGTTGTGGGATGCTCTTGAGGCTCAATATGGAGTATCTGATACCGGTAGTGAGTTGTATATCATGGAGCAGTTCCTTGAGTATAGGATGGTCGAAGACCATTCTGTAGTGGAACAGGCTCATGAAATACATACTCTGGCAAAAGATCACAAAAATTGCAGCAAAGAGTCCCCATGTGTGTTACCCAATAAGTTTATGGCCGGAGGTATAATCTCTAAGCTgccaccttcttggagggactttgctacttctctaaaacacaagagacaggagttcaccatagatggactcatagggactcttgatgttgaggagaaggcgagAGTAAAGGACATACGTGGGAAAGGAGTTGTTGGTGCTTCCAGTGCCAATTTTGttcagaagaacaactcccacaagaacaagaaaaagccaccgcagaaccaaccaaagactaagccgacaaccacttttaagaagaagaagaagaagaagggagcttGCTATGTGTGCGCTAGTACGGAACACTTTGCTGGAAAGTGTCCGAACCGCAAAGGCAATAACTCCGCCAACATGGTCATTAGCGAGCCTGGAGGAACATCGGGGTACGGTAATTTATTACCTACTGTTCTTTCAGTCTTTGGTTCACCCGAATGGTGGGTTGACACTGGTgctaatattcatgtttgtgctgatgcttctttgttctcttcttaccagaccggcgggacttcctccttgctgatggggaacggatcacatgcgcgtgttcttggtgttggtacggtaaatctgaagtttacttcggggaagaccgtgcagctgaagaacgtgcagcatgtccccaccATCAAAAAGAATTTAGTCAGTGGCTCTCTACTGTGTAGAGATGGTTTTAAATTAGTCTTTGAGTCTAATAAATGTATCTTGTCTAAGTTtggtacttttgttggaaagggttatgaaagcggaggcttgttccgtctttctttgtcagatgtttgtatgaagttgcatacaatgttattaacgctgatgaaacaaatgtttggcattcgaggctttgtcacgttaattttggttgtatgatgcgcttagctaatttgagcttaattccaaagtttacttttgtcaaaaattctaactgccatgtatgtgttgaatcaaaacaaactcgtaagcctcataagaccgcggaggcaaggagcttggcacccttagaattaattcattccgatttgtgcgaaatgaatggagtgttgacaaaaggtggtaaaaaatatttcatgactttgattgatgatagtactagattttgttacatctatttgttgaagtcaaaagatgaagctttacactactttaaaatctataaagctgaagtagaaaaccaacttgagagaaagatcaaaagagttaggtcagatcgtggtggcgagtatttctcaaatttatgtactttattctgcgaggaacatggtattattcatgaAAGGATGACTCCCTATTCACCTCAGTCAAATGGGGTTGCTGAAAGAAAGAACTGCACTCTAACGgacttggttaacgccatgttagatacagcgggactttccaaggaatggtggggtgaggctatattgactgcatgtcatgtcctaaaccgtgttcctacaaagaataaagagataactccattcgaggaatgggagaagaaaaggccaacactgtcatacttacgtacatggggttgtttggcaaaaatgagtgtgccaataaccaagaaacgtaagcttggacctaaaactgtggattgtatctttctagGTTATGCTATTCACAGCGTTGGATATAGATTTTTAGTAGCGAAATCTGGAGTACCtgacatgcatgttggtacTATTATGGAGTCTAGAGATGCTacattttttgaaaacatttttaccatgagagatgaaacaagttcatctaggcaagagttcatcgaggatgatggctctgctgagccgatagaacacaatgaacatacacttgtggaaaatcctgaggaggataacaatgatgctccgagaaagagcaagagacaaaggactgtaaagtcttttagtgatgatttcattgtatacctcatagatgatacacccagaaccattgaagaggcatattcatctcctgatgctgactattggaaggaagcagtaaggagtgagatggattctattatgtctaatggaacctgggaggtcgttgaacgttcttatggatgtaaaccggttggatgcaagtgggtgtttAAGAAAAAGCTTAGGCCAGACGGTACTATTAAAAAGTACAAGGCTAGGCTTGTGGCCAAGGGTTATAcccaaaaagaaggagaagatttctttgacacttattcaccagttgcccgattgaccacaattcgagtgttactttccctggcagcctcttatggtcttctcgttcatcaGATAGACGTTAAGATGgctttcctcaatggagagttagaagaggagatctatatggatcagccggatgggtttgtatcaaagggtcaagaaggaatggtgtgtaagttgttaaaatctttatatgatctcaagcaagcgcctaagcagtggcatgaaaagtttgatagaactttgacctctgctggctttgttgtgaacgaagctgacaaatgtgtgtactatcgctatggtggggctgaaggagtgattttatgcttgtatgtggatgacatactgatctttggcactagccttaatgtgattaaggaagtcaaagagtttttatctcaaagttttgagatgaaggatctgggagaagctgatgttattcttaatataaaactggtAAAAGAGAGCAATGGTGGGGTGATTCTTACACAGTCTCACTATGTGGAGAAGGTATTAAGTCGCTTTGGTTAGAGCGACTATAAACCTGTCTCAACACCACATGATGCCAGTTTGATTCTTAGAAAGAACAAAAGGATAATGCGAGATCAGCTGAGATATTCTCAGATCATTGGTTCATTAATGTATTTAGCGAGCGCTAAAAGACCTGACATCTCGTTTGCTGTAAGCAAACTGAGCCGGTTTGTTTCAAACctgggagatgatcattggaaggctcttgaaagagtaatgcgCTATCTAAAGGGGACAATGAACTTTGGAATTCACTACATTGGGTACCCAAGGGTACTAGAAGGGTATAGTGATTCAAACTGGATTtctgatgctgatgagataaaggccacaagtggatatgtgtttacacttggcggtggagctgtttcctggaagtcttgcaagtagaccatcttaacgaggtcaaccatggaagcagaactcacagcattagataccgccactgttgaggctgagtggcttcgtgagctccttATGGACTTGCCGATAGTTGAAAAACCATTACCGGCAATTctaatgaactgtgacaatcaaacggtaattgtcaaggtaaacagttcaaaggataacatgaagtcatCTAGACATATGAAAAGATGGTTGAAATCTGtcagaaaattgagaaactccggagttatagccctggactatgttcagaaggctaaaaatctggcagatcagtttacaaatggtctttcacgaaatgtgatagacaatgcatctatggaattgggcttgagacccacatgagtcattctatagtggaaacctgtcatatgtgatcggagatcccgtgaattaggatggtgaaacaaactaaagtctgactgtgagaagagaacctttgtgaaaagggctcattccgtgtataaggtgcatttctcttctaatctgtatggcaggttggtctataccttaatgtgttccaggtggtttctttaaaacaaatgagttgttttcttgaaacaaagatgttgtcctatagaacatctgaaaggaacacacctatatgagtttgactactggtcatggtctatgagaactgggtattctctagaaactcaagaagggcctggagtatgacttataagctccaaaccgcggggatgcttttgcagcctagtaccagtgtagggctctggtcaaacttgtttgcaCAAAACTGGCAATTCAAGACATAGTCCATTGCACAGTTGTGAACAAATGTAGCTTTTgtcctagatggaagttcaacttaacagtctctgtcgaatactggtatatcaatgagggaatgagggcatttctagtgtgacttgaatttcttggtggggattgttggagtaatgggcttggcccattcattctaatgcactaaaagaatttaaagcccactattaaatgctagggaatcaatggcttaattccgtaccgggaattgaggaggatctcaaccgacttaaaaggtggacttcgtgtacatctcttgtgaagccggtaagaggaggacggtgaaccacacgcgcgtGCGCTCGCTCACCTCGCCACGCCACGCcgggccgaggccgaggccgtggccgtggccgtgggcgaggcgcggccggccggacgggcggtgcggtgcgcgtgcgcggccggacgtgACGTGACGTGAGGTGCAGGTGCGGTGCGACGAGATGAGATGAGAAGGACGTTTTGTTGTAAAGAGCAGTAAAGAGCATTAAAAACCGTGAGTTAATGTTGACACTAATGACCGGACATTCAAggctctttacgacgtccaggttcgttcaAGGTCAttcatgacgtccaggttcgttgaacctgaggctcATCAAGGTCAttcatgacgtccaggttcgttgaacctgaggcacctcatgcctatataaaccagcaccctctcctcccatcctcactcACTCAGCTCTTCATCCAGGTACTCCTTcttaggagacctctcccttctccctcagctgctttctgccattcccatcgctagcactgcgcgcatagctctagcgagagcagggcctccggaacctctgctcgctgaaggcCTTGTACGGGGCGCAggcaatcaggtttttggggagcgttttcacgcgactgctcgctccctgaatgACTACTCCGTCTACTTCCTGGCGTGACCGttcgtgcgaacgactacttcatctacttcccggtgtgaccgttcgtgggattgcactgcgaacatcttcctgcatcgacatagttcggctacttcaagcaaggccagtcgaatagcatgtctattccagctggtaacggcgcaaccagtgcccccggcactggtcccgccttggggtacttaATCAACCTATTCTGGTTTAattatttgttcatgcttattagtgagaataacatgaacacatgcacattatcactcatctatatcatgaaattgctagtaatatttggaattaaaatataccaaaAATTGCCTATAATTCTAACAGCTATGCCTCCAATATCAAGCTTACCATCGCTTGGCCAATGGGATTGGGCTCCTTTGTCACCTTGCTGCCCGGATTGAGCTTCCTCGGAAAAGTAGCAGCGAGGGAGGCCTACCAGCTGAGAGGGCCTGCCAGTAGCACAAGCGAGAGGGGCTCGGCGGTGAACTGACATGAGTTCTAGGTGGCTCAGGCTCAGAGAGCCATCGGCGGCAGCAACGAGCAGGACGCGGCGCAGGCGTGCAGCAAGTGTTGCTAGGAGGTGAGAAGAGAAGACACGTGTGGGTGGAGCTGGACGCGTGGTGCGAGCGGTGAAAGGTCGTCCGAAAGCTTAATCCCGTCGGACGGCCCTAACATGGCATTACCGTGTTGAGATCAGAACTTCTGGAATTTATCTGAATTGCCTTGTGATGATTCACGGCGTGCACTCTACACTGAACATCTCAGAATTGGCTTGGGCTATACGTTTCTGACCTGCAGGTTTCTGGAGTGGTGAGCATCTCAGAATGAACAGACAGGATGTTATGGCGGTAGGCCCATTTGGGAATTCAGTCTTTGAAGTTTTTTAACGACATTATTAAGGACCCTAAAAAGGCCACAGTCTCACTGCATATGTTACTACAAACAAGCTGCTCCTCCGTGACTCTTCCTCACCGACACTCCATCCTCTGCCCCATGCCTCTTCTGCACTCACACTCCATTCCTTTCTTCCATCGTCCTCATCCACCTTTCTTCTCCTATGTCCTTCAATTTCCTTGTTCCAACTTGGCAACTTGCCAACTTGTACATATTCACCCCGAGGTAGCTGCGGCAGGGGCAGGCAGACGGAGCGCATCCTTGGGCTGAGGCACCACGAAGACAGAGAGGCGTACGTGAGTACGTCTTCCACCTCGGACGAGTGCGTGGTGACAGCGACCGACATGTCATCATCAACCTCTGCAAGTGTCCAGAATAGGACGTGGTTTGAAGGTGAGCAAAGACATCATCTTTTGTTTCTTAGCGAATTTCCTAGATACTCCTAGAAACTATAGTGTTCCATTACGTGCCATTGAAAAACACATCTTCCCTTATATGCCACTAGATGAAATTTGTGATCCGTTATGTGCACGGCCATTAGTTACGTTTAAAGCTATCACCATTAGGATGGTTGTTCGTGTTGTATTTGTATGTGCACCggttatttaaatttgaatatgaTTATTTTGAATCATATAGGTACAAGTTGGTCCATATTGTTTCATATATgttgttcaaagtttggcaacgCACTACTAGATTTTCCCCCTATAACCACGAAAAATTTAGGCAACACCACTGATTTGGGTGCAATAGGTGGGTACTATGGCACCGAAAGAGTGATTTGGTAGTAATATGCATGCCTATTACTACACATAAATTGTGTTGCGATATTTATCTTTCGTGTTGCAACAGGGTGTCCCTAATGCACCTATTTTTAGGATTTGTGTTGCAATTGGTTGGGAATACTGCTACACCAATTATAAGTTGCATTAGTACTTCGTGTGTTGCAATAGAAAGGTGCTATGGCGACCATATTAGCGTTGGTTGCTTCTGAACGGCAATTTCGCAACCCTTGATTTGTGTTGCAAATTGCTTGGTGCATTGTGGCAATAGATAGGTGGCTATTGCATCCTTTCTTTCTGCGAGATGCAATAGCATGGACGTATTGCCACAATTTTGCGTGGTTGTCCAACTAGTCGTAGTCGTTGCAACTGTAACAGACTTATTGCAACCAAGTGTTCCTTGGTTGCAGTTAAATTTTTCTATCACCACGCTTTTTGTTCTTacaggtgggcctccacacaaGTGTTCCTTGGTTGCACTTAAACTGGAACAAATCGTCAAACAAACTGGAACAAATCGATAGATCGACTAGGACACACGAGAGACAAGGTTACAGTGGCAGCCATTTAACAGCAACTTCATAGTAGAGTGATGGAAGTGGCATGGAAGGGTCTGCAAATTTTAATAGATGGCAGATAGGGGAAGTAGGAATTTTTCATAGCACATATGTGATTGGTATAAATTCCAAAGACACAGAAGGAATTATCTTCTTTTTTCATGTGCAGTGTGTTCCGTTTCTCTCCTCTAAAACACCCCTTCAAAACATGTGTTGCAGATCTCTTTGCAGATGACAGAGTGAGAACCCTATCGCACCAGGTCTCCACTCTTCAGGATAGGGTGTGGGAGTTGGAGCACAAGAACACCCAGCTGCTTGGTGACAAGGGTAAACTGGAGAAGCAATTGGAGGAGACGAAGGCAGCGGCTCGGGCCATCACAAGCCAGAAGGAAGATGTGGAGAGGAGCTTGAAGGGTGAAAATGACAAGCTTCGGTCGGAGGTTTTGACCGCGGAGGAAAAGTATAGCCAATCTGAAGTGGAGGTCGAGAAGCTCAAGAAGGAATTATGTGCATTGGTGGAGGCAAATGAGGTGGCTATGAAGGCATTTGATGTTGAGAAGGCAGAGATGATGCTCGAAGCTGAGGAGCTTAAAAGGAGGGTGGAGGAACTCCAATCCAATAAGGATTTGATGGAGGATGAAATTAAAAATCTTCAGCTAGATGTTCTTACTGCAAATAAAAAATATAGCCTATCTGAAGCAGAGGTTGAGAGGCTCGGTATGGAATTGAGTGCATTGATAGAGACGAAGGAGGCAGATGCGAAGGCATTTGATGCTCAAAATGCGGAAAATATGAAGAAATTGGAGGATCTTAGGAAGAAGTTGGACGAAATCCAAACAAATAAGGATTTAGTGGAGGGTGTAAATGATAAGCTTCAAACGGAGATTTTAACAGTAGAAGAGAAATATAGCCAATCCGAAGCAGAGGTTAAGTGCCTTAAGCATATATTGGCTGCATTGGTGGAGACAAAGGAGGCCGCTGCAAAGGCATTTGATGCTGAGAAGGTAGAAATCATGAAGGAATTAGACAATCTTAAGAGGAAACTAGAGGAAATCCAAGCTATCAAGGATTTAACGGAAAGTAAAAATGACGAGCTTCGGTCAGAGATATTGGCTATGAAGCATAAACATAGTCTATTTGAACAAGAAGTTAAGAGCCTTAAGATGGAATTGGATGCACTAGAGGTGGCAAAGGAGGCTGCTGTGAATAAGAAGGCAGAAATCCTAAAGGAATTGGATGATCTTAAGAGGAAGGTGGAGGAAGTCCATGCCAACAAGGATTTCGTGGAGGGTGAAAATGATAAGCTTCGGTTGGAGATTTCGACTGCAATACAGAAACAAAGCATGTATGAAGCAGAAGCTAACAACCTCAAGGTGGAATTGGGTGCATTAGTGGAGGCGAAGGAGGCGGATGCAAAGGCGTTTGACGCCGAGAAAGCAAAAGCCATGAAAGAATTGGAGGGCCTTAAGAAGAAGGTGGAGGAAATCCAGACCAAAAAGGATTTGGTTGAGGGAGAAAAGGATAAGCTTCGGCTGGAGATTTTAATAGTGGAACAGAAACATAGCATGTCCCAATTAGAGGTTAAAAGGCTCAACATGGAATTGGTTGCGTTAGCAGAGGAGAAGGAGACAGTTGTGAAGTCATTTGATGCTGAGAAGGCAAAACTCATGAAGGAATCAGAGGACCTCAAGAGGAGGATGGAAGAGATCCAAGTCATCAAGGAGGCGGCTGA from Panicum hallii strain FIL2 chromosome 3, PHallii_v3.1, whole genome shotgun sequence encodes:
- the LOC112885546 gene encoding myosin-13-like, with protein sequence MSSSTSASVQNRTWFEDLFADDRVRTLSHQVSTLQDRVWELEHKNTQLLGDKGKLEKQLEETKAAARAITSQKEDVERSLKGENDKLRSEVLTAEEKYSQSEVEVEKLKKELCALVEANEVAMKAFDVEKAEMMLEAEELKRRVEELQSNKDLMEDEIKNLQLDVLTANKKYSLSEAEVERLGMELSALIETKEADAKAFDAQNAENMKKLEDLRKKLDEIQTNKDLVEGVNDKLQTEILTVEEKYSQSEAEVKCLKHILAALVETKEAAAKAFDAEKVEIMKELDNLKRKLEEIQAIKDLTESKNDELRSEILAMKHKHSLFEQEVKSLKMELDALEVAKEAAVNKKAEILKELDDLKRKVEEVHANKDFVEGENDKLRLEISTAIQKQSMYEAEANNLKVELGALVEAKEADAKAFDAEKAKAMKELEGLKKKVEEIQTKKDLVEGEKDKLRLEILIVEQKHSMSQLEVKRLNMELVALAEEKETVVKSFDAEKAKLMKESEDLKRRMEEIQVIKEAAEEAWRGKDAEVNRLRDELVNIRVSMSQLQASYDGLDAKHSRLNDEKSSIQKALEAEKVEACKLKSKIQELENYNAGKDGETEKLKAALEEKKSEIDTMSKDIEQLHLAVAEAQEKNKGSILSCLSSCRSK